From Woronichinia naegeliana WA131, the proteins below share one genomic window:
- a CDS encoding AAA-like domain-containing protein has translation MRLGEEIREIKEGLKRSKYRDLFQIETAEAVRVGDIQRAMLDYEPNIVHFSGHGAGEEGLVFEDETGQVKFVSAEGLAGLFSLFADKLDCVLLNACYSETQAQKISQHINHVIGMSQAIGDKAAIAFAVGFYDALGADRGVDFAYKLGCSAISMQGIPEHLTPKLLTKVSKLPSPPTITTNPYVERPPIEKNCYQNILQPGMLIRIKAPEKMGKSSLLNQILAYAKQQDYQTVRLDFQLLDDEMIKDSLQFLRWFCKQISLELKFLDQVDKNWQGLTPNILCTRYFRGYVLPHLGSSLVLALDNLDRFFEEKYQFVAASFFGMLRAWHENAKQTTDNDWQKLRLILVYSTEDLPNLSIHHSPFNVGKEVKLSDFDRSQIEIFAQQYGLNLLSPQVEKLTELVGGHPYLLKVAFEHLKTDPNVTLDELLSKAATDEGIYHNHLQKYLLKLDNAPELAAIFKVVVTSDSSIKINSPKQKHKLQSMGLIVYDNNKVKPRCQLYRLYFRDQLG, from the coding sequence TTGCGTCTGGGTGAAGAGATAAGGGAAATCAAAGAGGGGCTTAAACGATCAAAATATCGTGATCTTTTTCAAATCGAAACCGCAGAGGCCGTTCGCGTTGGCGATATACAAAGGGCGATGTTGGACTATGAGCCAAATATTGTTCACTTTTCTGGACATGGTGCGGGGGAAGAGGGGTTAGTTTTTGAGGATGAAACGGGACAGGTAAAATTCGTTAGTGCAGAAGGTTTAGCAGGTCTTTTTTCGTTATTTGCTGATAAGTTGGATTGTGTTCTGCTTAATGCTTGTTATTCAGAGACACAGGCCCAGAAAATTTCTCAGCATATTAACCATGTAATCGGCATGAGTCAGGCGATTGGGGATAAGGCAGCGATCGCGTTTGCGGTAGGTTTTTATGATGCCCTGGGAGCGGATAGGGGCGTAGATTTTGCCTACAAGTTGGGTTGTAGTGCGATTAGTATGCAAGGAATTCCTGAACATCTCACTCCTAAATTATTAACTAAAGTGAGTAAATTACCGTCACCACCAACGATAACAACGAACCCCTATGTGGAGCGTCCTCCGATTGAAAAGAATTGTTATCAAAACATTCTTCAGCCAGGAATGCTGATTCGGATCAAAGCTCCTGAAAAAATGGGTAAAAGTTCGTTGCTTAATCAAATTTTGGCTTATGCAAAACAGCAAGATTATCAAACAGTCCGTTTAGACTTTCAATTATTAGACGATGAAATGATTAAGGATTCTTTACAATTTTTGCGTTGGTTCTGTAAGCAAATTAGTCTGGAACTTAAATTCTTAGATCAAGTAGATAAAAATTGGCAAGGTCTAACCCCGAATATTTTATGTACTCGCTACTTTCGAGGTTATGTGCTTCCTCATCTGGGTAGCTCTTTGGTTTTGGCTTTAGACAATCTGGATCGTTTTTTTGAAGAAAAATATCAATTTGTTGCAGCTAGCTTTTTTGGGATGCTTCGAGCTTGGCACGAAAATGCTAAACAGACAACCGATAACGATTGGCAAAAATTGCGATTAATTCTTGTTTATTCCACTGAAGATTTGCCGAATTTGAGTATTCATCACTCTCCTTTTAATGTAGGAAAAGAAGTTAAGTTGTCTGATTTTGACCGCTCTCAAATTGAAATCTTTGCTCAACAGTACGGATTAAATTTACTGTCACCACAAGTCGAAAAATTAACGGAGTTAGTGGGAGGTCATCCTTACTTGTTGAAGGTGGCATTTGAGCATCTTAAAACTGATCCGAATGTTACTCTAGATGAGTTATTATCAAAAGCGGCAACCGATGAGGGAATCTATCATAATCATTTGCAAAAATATTTATTAAAATTAGACAATGCTCCAGAATTAGCCGCTATTTTTAAAGTAGTTGTTACTTCTGATAGCTCAATTAAAATTAATAGCCCAAAACAAAAGCATAAGCTACAAAGTATGGGTTTAATTGTCTATGACAATAATAAAGTTAAGCCCCGTTGTCAATTATATCGTCTTTATTTTCGTGACCAATTAGGATAA
- a CDS encoding PIN domain-containing protein produces MQLLFIDTSAFYAIADSSDQRHQAASLFSDYAVGKYRFVTTNYILDELYTLLLAHIGYHIAVTYQREIDKLITAEILQVIWIDEAIAYQAWQIFEKFNLDKEWSFTDCTSYVVMKQRGVTEAFTLDHHFSQMGFIQYP; encoded by the coding sequence ATGCAACTTCTTTTTATTGATACCAGCGCATTTTATGCGATTGCTGATAGTAGCGATCAACGACATCAAGCCGCTTCTTTATTCTCTGATTATGCGGTCGGTAAGTATCGGTTTGTCACAACTAACTACATACTTGATGAACTATATACATTACTATTAGCTCACATTGGCTATCATATTGCCGTAACATACCAAAGAGAAATAGACAAACTGATTACCGCAGAAATCTTGCAGGTGATTTGGATTGATGAAGCGATCGCTTATCAAGCATGGCAAATATTTGAAAAGTTCAACCTTGACAAAGAATGGTCTTTCACAGACTGTACATCTTATGTTGTGATGAAACAAAGAGGTGTCACAGAAGCCTTTACCCTTGATCACCATTTCAGTCAAATGGGATTTATTCAATATCCCTAG
- a CDS encoding Uma2 family endonuclease, producing MTTLLVQNTSTPMMIDLPWIVPMTEEQFYQFCLANRDLRIERNSSGEVIVMPPAFSDTGNRNFNIAAQLWNWTEREGTGLGFDSSTGFTLPNGATRSPDAAWIKLARWNQLTEKQKASFAPICPDFVIELRSKSDTVASLQKKMAEYLANGTILGWLIDRQNRQVHIYRPHQEPVILHDPQRVDGNPELPEFELVMAKIW from the coding sequence ATGACAACATTACTGGTACAAAACACCTCGACTCCGATGATGATTGATCTTCCTTGGATTGTGCCGATGACAGAGGAACAATTTTATCAATTTTGTTTAGCTAATCGAGATTTACGCATTGAACGCAATTCTAGTGGAGAAGTGATTGTTATGCCTCCCGCTTTTTCGGATACGGGTAATCGGAATTTTAATATCGCGGCCCAACTCTGGAACTGGACAGAACGAGAGGGGACGGGACTTGGGTTCGACTCCAGTACGGGTTTTACCTTACCCAACGGTGCAACTCGTTCCCCCGATGCGGCTTGGATCAAATTGGCACGCTGGAACCAATTAACCGAAAAACAAAAAGCCTCTTTTGCTCCAATTTGTCCTGATTTTGTGATTGAGTTGCGTTCTAAGAGTGATACGGTAGCCAGTTTGCAAAAGAAAATGGCAGAATATCTGGCTAATGGTACGATTTTGGGTTGGTTAATCGATCGCCAAAATCGTCAAGTTCATATCTATCGTCCTCATCAGGAACCCGTTATTTTGCATGATCCCCAGCGTGTGGATGGCAATCCCGAACTGCCAGAATTTGAGTTGGTCATGGCAAAAATTTGGTAA
- a CDS encoding Uma2 family endonuclease, with amino-acid sequence MVIAQEKLIITTKAKTFVTLKEYRAIAETSEKRYEYCNGEMIVMPGGTANHSAIAINILVYLGFLLRDTDFRLYNSDLRVWIPEYHCGTYTDLMVVNHEPEFNGDRTDEILNPLFIVEVLSPSTEAYDRGDKFRKYRSIPSFCEYLVVSQTEPYVEQYFRLEQGDRWQLQTYDQLNQIITLESLKVELPLPEIYRRVNFVAVS; translated from the coding sequence ATGGTTATTGCTCAAGAGAAACTGATCATTACAACTAAAGCCAAAACCTTCGTCACGTTGAAAGAATATCGGGCGATCGCAGAAACTTCCGAGAAGCGTTATGAGTATTGCAACGGAGAAATGATTGTTATGCCTGGAGGAACCGCAAACCATAGCGCGATCGCGATCAACATTTTGGTTTATTTGGGATTTTTATTGAGAGATACGGATTTTCGTTTGTATAACAGCGATCTACGGGTGTGGATTCCTGAATATCATTGCGGAACCTATACCGATCTCATGGTCGTTAACCATGAACCAGAATTTAACGGCGATCGCACAGACGAAATTCTCAATCCTTTATTCATTGTAGAAGTGCTTTCTCCTTCAACAGAAGCCTATGATCGCGGTGATAAATTTAGAAAATATCGTTCCATACCGAGTTTTTGTGAATATTTGGTCGTTAGTCAAACCGAACCTTACGTTGAGCAATATTTTAGACTTGAACAGGGCGATCGCTGGCAATTACAAACCTACGATCAACTTAATCAAATAATCACTCTAGAAAGTTTAAAAGTCGAACTTCCGTTGCCAGAAATTTATCGTCGCGTTAATTTTGTGGCAGTGTCATAA